From the bacterium HR17 genome, the window CGACGCAGGCAAGACGGAAGAAGCCGCCGCCGCTGTCCAAAAACTCATCACCCGCGATCGCGTGGTTGCCGTTTTGGGAGAAGTCGCCAGTTCCCGCAGCATCGTCGGTGGCAACATCTGCGAGAGCGCAGGCATCCCGATGATTAGCCCTGCGTCCACCAACCCGAAAGTGACGCAAGGCAAAAAGTGGGTCTTTCGGATTTGCTTCGTGGATACTTTTCAGGGAGCGGCGATGGCACGCTTTTGCTTTGAGCACTTGAAAGCCCGCACCGCCGCTATTCTCAAGGACCGCAAAAACGAATACAGCGTCGGCTTGGCGGAGTTTTTCGCCAAAACTTTTGAGCAACTGGGCGGACGCATCGTCGCCGACGAAAACTACCAAGAGGGCGATGTGGACTTCAAGCCTCAACTGGCGAAAATCAAAGCCGCCGACCCCGATGTGCTGTTTGTGCCCGGCTACTACACCGAGTGCGGGTTAATTTTGAAGCAAGCGCGCCGCGACTTGGGCATGAACCTGCCTGTTACGGGCGGCGACGGGTGGGACTCTGCCAGCCTCATTCAGGAAATTCGGGGCGATTTGGAGGGGCAGGGCGTTTATTTCGGCAACCACTTCTCGCCCTTCGAGCAGCGCCCCGAAGTGCAGGAGTTCGTCAAGAAGTTCAAGGAGCGCTACGGTGAGTTGCCCGATGCGATGGCAGCGTTGGGTTACGATGCTGCTCGCATCTTGGTCGACGCCATCCGCCGGGCGGGCAGCACTGACCCCGCTAAAATCCGCGACGCCCTTGAGCAAACGAAGGACTTTCCCGGCGTGACAGGGCGCATCACCATTGACGAACACCACAACGCCCAAAAACCTTTGCTTGTCTTGCGCATCAGGGACGGTAAGACGCAAGTCGTCGCCACCATCCCGCCGATGGAGGTGGAAGTGCGCCCCGCCCGCGCCCCACGGACGCGGTGACGGACGGGTAAAATCCACGCCGATGCGACGGTGAACGCTGACATGGACGGGACGCAATGGTTGCAACTGTTCGTGTTGGGTATTGCCTTGGGCAGCATCTACGCGCTGATCGCGCTGGGTTACTCAATGGTCTACGGCGTGCTGCGGCTCATCAACTTCGCCCACGGCGACATCATCATGGTCGGCGCGTTCGTCGGCTACTTCGTCGCCAAAGCGCCCGTCGTGGAAACGCTACCGTTGCCGCTGCGGTTTGCTATCGTCTTCGCCGCGGCGATGCTGGCGTGCGCGGCGCTGGGCGTGACGATTGAGCGTTGCGCTTATCGCCCCATCCGCCACCAACCCCGCTTGACAGCCCTTATCACCGCTATCGGTGTTTCCCTTTTTTTGGAGTATGGCGGGCAAGTCATCTTGGGCGCGACGCCTCGGCAAGATCTGCCCGCATGGCTGACGGCACAAACGCCCCTCTTGCGCTTGGGGGCTGTGCAACTTACTGACAAGCAGTTGCTCGTCCTCGGCGGTTCGTTGGCGTTACTGGCGTTGATGCGGTTCATCGTGTTCAACACATTGCTGGGCAAAGCGATGCGGGCGATCGCTCAGGACATCACAGCGGCTTACCTCGTTGGGATCAATGTCAACCGCGTTATCGCCATGACTTTTGCGATAGGTTCGGCGCTGGCGGCGGCAGCGGGCGTGATGTTGGCGATGAGTTATCCCAAAATTGACCCGCTGATGGGGCTGATGCCGGGCATCAAAGCCTTTGTCGCAGCGGTGCTGGGTGGCATCGGCGATTTGCCCGGCGCGGTGTTGGGCGGGTTCGTGTTGGGCTTGGCGGAGACTTTTGTGGGCTACTTTGCCTCGGGACTGCGCGACGCCGTCGCGTTTGCCGTCCTCATCCTCATCCTGCTGTTCAAGCCGACAGGCTTGCTGGGCAAAGGGATGGTGGAGAAGGTGTGAGGACAAGCAAGTTGACGCTCGCTGCCCTCGCAGTGGGGGTGTCCCTTTGGCTACTGGACCGCATTTTTGTGGCGTGGTTGGACCCCTACGCCTTCTATCTGCTGCGGTTGGTCGGCATCAATGTGATGCTGGCAGTCAGCCTCAACCTCATCATGGGCTTTACAGGACAATTCTCGTTGGGGCACGCTGGCTTCATGGCGGTCGGCGCTTACACCGCTGCTGCGACCAGCAAATGGCTTGTCGCTCAGATGCCTGCTGCTGTCCAGCAACCCGCTGTGCAACCTTTCATCTTTTTGGCGATGACGCTGTTGGGCGGCACCGTCGCAGCTATCGCAGGGCTAATCGTCGGTTTGCCGACGCTGCGATTGCGTGGCGACTATTTGGCGATCGCGACTTTGGGCTTCGGGGAGATCATTCGGGTCATGTTTGTCAACTTGGAGGTTGTCGGCGGGGCACGGGGCTTGACGGACATCCCCGCTTTGGGCGAGGTGCCTTTTGCCAGCCACTTCCTTTGGGTCGCCCTTTGGGCGGCAGCGACCGTTTGGGTCATTTACCGCCTCGTCCGCTGCACGCGGGGCATCGCTTTCCAATGCATCCGCGAAGACGAACTGGCTGCCGCGTGCGTCGGCATCAACACGACCTACTACAAGGTGCTGGCGTTTGTCATCGGGGCATTTTTTGCGGGCGTCGCGGGCGCGCTGTTTGCCCACGACCCCAGCCAGCGCTATATCAACCCCGACACTTTCAAGTTTATGAAGTCCATTGAAGCCGTCGTCATGGTCATCGTCGGCGGCATGGGGAGCCTGACGGGCTCGGTCTTCGCAGCGGGCGTTTTGACAGCCTTGCCTGAACTGCTCCGTTCCATCGGCGAATACCGCATGGTGCTTTACGCCCTTCTGCTCATCGTCATGATGTTGGTGCGCCCGCAAGGGTTATTGGGCAGTTGGGAGTTGACCTGGCGTCGTCGCAGAGAAATGCCCCTTGAACCTCTGCCCGCCAAAGCGCCGAGAGCGTCGGCGGGCAGCGACGCTGTCCTCCTGCAGTTGCGCAATTGCACGATGCAGTTCGGCGGTTTAGTGGCGGTGCGCGATTTTCACCTGCAATTGCGGGACGGCGAGTTGGTGGGGCTCATCGGTCCAAACGGTGCGGGCAAAACGACGGTGTTCAACATCATCACGGGCGTTTACCAGCCGACAGCAGGTGAAATTTGGTTGGGCGGCGTGCGGCTGAACGGACAACCGCCGCACCGCATCGCCCAGATGGGCATCGCCCGCACCTTCCAAAACATCCGCCTGTTCAAGGAATTGAGCGTGCTGGACAATGTGCGGGCAGCGTTCGTCCACCAAGCAGGCTACTCCTTCTGGGCAGCTGTGTTGGCGCTGCCACATCAGGAAGCGCGGGAGCGCGCCATTGAACAACGGTGTGCGGCGTTGCTGCACCTGTTTGGGTTGCACGAACGGATGCACGAGAAGGCGAAAAATTTGCCCTACGGTGACCAGCGACGGTTGGAAATCGTGCGGGCGCTGGCACTCTCGCCCAAAGTGTTGCTGTTGGACGAACCGGCAGCAGGCATGAACCCCGCCGAAACGCAAGGGCTGATGCACCTTATCAAGCACCTCAACGAAGCGTGGGGGTTGACTATCCTGCTCATTGAACACGACATGCGTGTCGTCATGGGCATTTGCCAGCGGGTCATCGTCATGGACTTTGGCGAAATCATCTCTGAAGGGTCGCCCGAACAAATTCGCCGCGACCCGAAAGTCATCGCCGCCTATTTGGGCGAACCGCTGGAAGTGGAAGCCCCTGCCGACACCGAACCGTCGTCGGGACGCATGTGAAAAGCGTCCGCTTGGTTTGCAAGGGCGGTGAACACGCCGATATGTTGTTGCGCGTTGAAAGCGTGGAGGTGTTTTACGGCGTCATTCAAGCGCTGTACGGCGTCAGTCTGGAAGTGGCGGCTGGCGAGATCGTGACGCTCATCGGCGCCAACGGCGCGGGCAAAACGACGACGCTGCTGACCATCGCCGGGTTGCTCCGTCCCGCACGCGGGCGCATCCTGTTTGACGGGCGCGACATCACCCATCTGCCACCCCACGAGCGCGTCGCGTTGGGCATCGCGCAAGTGCCCGAAGGACGGCGCGTTTTCGCCAACTTGACCGTGCTGGAGAACTTGGAACTGGGGGCTTATTTGCGCAAGGACAAAGACGGCGTGCGGCGCGATTTGGATTGGGTCTTCAATATCTTCCCGCGCCTTGCCGAACGCAAAAACCAATTGGCGGGCACGCTCAGCGGGGGCGAGCAGCAAATGCTGGCAATCGGGCGGGCGCTATTGGCGGCGCCGCGTTTGTTGCTGATGGACGAACCGTCGCTGGGGCTGTCACCCGTGCTGGTGCAGGAAATTTTCCGCGTCATCCGCACCATCCGCGAGCGGGGCGTGACGATTTTGCTGGTAGAGCAAAACGCCCACATGGCGTTGCGCACCGCCGACCGAGGTTATGTGCTGGAGACAGGGCGCATCGTCTTGCACGGGCGCGCCGGTGAGTTGCTCGCCAACGAAGCCGTCCGCAAAGCCTACCTGGGCGAATGAGCGAGGAGGGCGTTAAATGGCGAGGAGCCGCAAAACGAACGCCCCCATCTCAACTCGTCGCAAAAGCGCTCCGCCGATGGGTGAAAGGAGCGGCGCTGAAGCGCGTCCATGAGTGGCTTAAGCGTCGTGCCGAGCGTCCTTACGGACCGAAACGCAAAGTGCAAGGCAGGCTGTCGCTTAGTCGGCATCGTTAGGGCTTAACCAGCGAGCGTAGATACGGTCATGCGGTCAATGCCGTTTAAGACACTCTGCGCCGTGTTTACGGCAAGCGGAGCGAGGGGCATGGTGTGCCAATTGTGCCGTCGGCTGCGGCAAACCACCGCAGCGCCCTCCCGCCTTTCCCATTGCAACTTTCGTTGGGACAAGATGTCTCATTGCTTTGGCAACATGACAGTCACAACGCAATAGGGGAGGGCGTGAACATGGAACGGCAAACGGGCGAAAAAGTTACACTGCGCCGCCACATTTCAGTCTGGGGTTCGTTTTGCTGGGGCTACGCCGATGTCGGCGCCGATGTCTATGTGGCGTTGGGGTTGGTCATGGCAGCGGCGCAAGGCGCCACGCCCCTCGCCTTCGCCGTTGCGGGCATCGTTTACATCTTCGTCGGTTTGGCTTACACCGAGATGGCAGCGGCTTACCCCGTTGCCGGAGGGGGACACTACTTTACCCTGCGGGGATTGGGCGATTTTTGGGGGCTGGTTGCAGGGGCGGCATTGATGCTGGATTACACCGTTGATGTCGCCCTCTTTGCGATGGCATCGGCAGGCTACATCAACTTTTTCTTCCCGTCCTTCCGCGAGTTCACCGTCAACATCGGTCCTTTCCAACATGTCAATCTCGTTTGGCTGGCGGAGACGCTGGGGCTCATCGTTTTTCTGGCGGCTTTGAACATTAAAGGCATCCGTGAATCGTCGCTGTTCAACGAAGTGCTGGGCGCGTTAGACATGTTTATGGAGGCGTCCATCATCGTCATCGGCTTCGCTTTCGCGTGGAAGCCCGAACTATTTTTGCACCAGTGGCACAACGAGTTTCCGACGACCAAGCAATTGATTTACGCTGTCACCATCGCCGTCATCTCGTATGTCGGCTTAGAGTCGGTCTCGCAGGCGGCACAAGAGACGG encodes:
- the braC gene encoding Leucine-, isoleucine-, valine-, threonine-, and alanine-binding protein, translating into MRAIACLGALAAVIALVGCRKPESDVIKVGHFASMTGPTATFGQSTDKGIRLAIDEINKQGGVLGKKIVVITEDDAGKTEEAAAAVQKLITRDRVVAVLGEVASSRSIVGGNICESAGIPMISPASTNPKVTQGKKWVFRICFVDTFQGAAMARFCFEHLKARTAAILKDRKNEYSVGLAEFFAKTFEQLGGRIVADENYQEGDVDFKPQLAKIKAADPDVLFVPGYYTECGLILKQARRDLGMNLPVTGGDGWDSASLIQEIRGDLEGQGVYFGNHFSPFEQRPEVQEFVKKFKERYGELPDAMAALGYDAARILVDAIRRAGSTDPAKIRDALEQTKDFPGVTGRITIDEHHNAQKPLLVLRIRDGKTQVVATIPPMEVEVRPARAPRTR
- the livH gene encoding High-affinity branched-chain amino acid transport system permease protein LivH; this translates as MDGTQWLQLFVLGIALGSIYALIALGYSMVYGVLRLINFAHGDIIMVGAFVGYFVAKAPVVETLPLPLRFAIVFAAAMLACAALGVTIERCAYRPIRHQPRLTALITAIGVSLFLEYGGQVILGATPRQDLPAWLTAQTPLLRLGAVQLTDKQLLVLGGSLALLALMRFIVFNTLLGKAMRAIAQDITAAYLVGINVNRVIAMTFAIGSALAAAAGVMLAMSYPKIDPLMGLMPGIKAFVAAVLGGIGDLPGAVLGGFVLGLAETFVGYFASGLRDAVAFAVLILILLFKPTGLLGKGMVEKV
- the lptB_1 gene encoding Lipopolysaccharide export system ATP-binding protein LptB, with protein sequence MRTSKLTLAALAVGVSLWLLDRIFVAWLDPYAFYLLRLVGINVMLAVSLNLIMGFTGQFSLGHAGFMAVGAYTAAATSKWLVAQMPAAVQQPAVQPFIFLAMTLLGGTVAAIAGLIVGLPTLRLRGDYLAIATLGFGEIIRVMFVNLEVVGGARGLTDIPALGEVPFASHFLWVALWAAATVWVIYRLVRCTRGIAFQCIREDELAAACVGINTTYYKVLAFVIGAFFAGVAGALFAHDPSQRYINPDTFKFMKSIEAVVMVIVGGMGSLTGSVFAAGVLTALPELLRSIGEYRMVLYALLLIVMMLVRPQGLLGSWELTWRRRREMPLEPLPAKAPRASAGSDAVLLQLRNCTMQFGGLVAVRDFHLQLRDGELVGLIGPNGAGKTTVFNIITGVYQPTAGEIWLGGVRLNGQPPHRIAQMGIARTFQNIRLFKELSVLDNVRAAFVHQAGYSFWAAVLALPHQEARERAIEQRCAALLHLFGLHERMHEKAKNLPYGDQRRLEIVRALALSPKVLLLDEPAAGMNPAETQGLMHLIKHLNEAWGLTILLIEHDMRVVMGICQRVIVMDFGEIISEGSPEQIRRDPKVIAAYLGEPLEVEAPADTEPSSGRM
- the livF gene encoding High-affinity branched-chain amino acid transport ATP-binding protein LivF, coding for MKSVRLVCKGGEHADMLLRVESVEVFYGVIQALYGVSLEVAAGEIVTLIGANGAGKTTTLLTIAGLLRPARGRILFDGRDITHLPPHERVALGIAQVPEGRRVFANLTVLENLELGAYLRKDKDGVRRDLDWVFNIFPRLAERKNQLAGTLSGGEQQMLAIGRALLAAPRLLLMDEPSLGLSPVLVQEIFRVIRTIRERGVTILLVEQNAHMALRTADRGYVLETGRIVLHGRAGELLANEAVRKAYLGE